DNA from Maledivibacter sp.:
GATGGAGCCATTCAAAGTATGAATCAGTTCTATTAATTGAGCAAATTGTATAATTATGATCCTTAATTAAAAATTATTAAAAATATTAATTAAATAATAGGGAGGTTTTAAAGTGGAAAATGTATATGACATTATAATAATTGGATGTGGACCAGGTGGTCTTGCAGCGGGATTATATTCTGCCCGTGCTAAAATGAAAACCCTTATCTTAGAAAAGGGTAAGACAGGTGGACAGATTGTGACTACAAATGAAGTAGCTAACTATCCTGGATCAGTTAGAGAAGCCACTGGACCAAGTCTTATAGCGAGAATGGTAGAGCAAGCTGAAGAATTTGGAGCTGAAAGAAAAACAGATGCA
Protein-coding regions in this window:
- a CDS encoding FAD-dependent oxidoreductase, encoding MENVYDIIIIGCGPGGLAAGLYSARAKMKTLILEKGKTGGQIVTTNEVANYPGSVREATGPSLIARMVEQAEEFGAERKTDA